Proteins from one Nilaparvata lugens isolate BPH chromosome 10, ASM1435652v1, whole genome shotgun sequence genomic window:
- the LOC120353413 gene encoding uncharacterized protein LOC120353413 isoform X1, whose amino-acid sequence MPPKGKRNSLLTVRSGIIKNLSWLYTEYFNFKINDENDFQKLLAVKTKLLNFEQRYEEISLEFDSDDIDDNEHQIVTEKFLMLIANVNTILKNYDSQQQVATFQAPAMEHQSPNSSPVPKSPGSVDHNSVINTNQSPSASVTANNVNSLPLQPTMPIYQGLQLPMVPLPEFSGSFDSWLESRDTFSNMVIENQTLAPATKLYYLRKALSGEALARIQNIPPGNGNLELAWNLLTQRYNNPRLIASTHIQGIESPPALKKNCSKSLRAFIDHCKCHINALEALKLDVQIKDLLYMQKITSQLDSNILREWEKRIEINEIPTMDKLWEFLENQCKVMDAISSHSPSNPPTNQKVFTQATSNAPNVRQNTRPFAQNNTLNNFQPSVSCQFCNDRSHGIFKCVNFSKIPINQRYDAIKRKGLCFNCLNPYTDNHNCSSKRCQKCDKRHHTVLHDSFTSNSGGKNVVSNVIQSQNECTVSSAHSSSASNSVSSQSDNSETTVVSHAASSIISNNKSSVQVLPTAEVLVVSSNGELIACNALMDTGSDCSLITQELADRLALPSRHVTNLINGVSSMQAKSTVVHSVLIKSSDHTWSTQQECIVVEKFASCIPRVTIDLNYYKIPSNIRLADPNFHKSKKIDILLGIDVYAAIMTGNQIIVSPDVPILQNTKLGWIVFGSCQLPKSVSLKKSSNQFVTNFVSTAEVSNQLETFWKLEEVSSVIPVSPECARVEAHYKENTIRHEDGRFQVSLPRKDSFATLGHSRTQAMKRFHSLEKRFLKEPELKPQYVEFMQEYEDLGHMHPVPPPAPEEQVYYIPHHAVFKPDSTTTKTRVVFDASAKTSTGISLNDVIFKGPVVQSDLFDIVLRFRMRPFAFIADITKMYRQILLDPSDRNLHRIFWRDDTSKPLQEYQLATVTYGTACASYLSTRTLNLLAELESTPDSPLYHSIHQEFYVDDLISGASTLEQAMELSHQLLTTLNKGCFELRKWMSNSPELLNSLPSNLLETSIVKPISDPDNGITKALGLLWNSNSDSLSICSNIDKISEKTSFTKREFLSVIASTFDPLGIISPIIILPKILFQNLWLAKIDWDDSLPNDMLLKWLQIIQELSKISSISIPRCVVSKDQCSIVELHGFSDSSATAYGACVYVRTIQNNVVQTHLLCGKSRVAPLKPVSIPNLELCGALVLSRLINKVVSALNSLDLTISGVFLWSDSQIVCKWLQSPPDRKSIFVSLRVGEIQESTSQYVWNYVKSSHNPADLISRGMIPSELANNKLWWHGPPWLADPTDSWRSFSSHVAILAPNTVLVNTAVVSPLSIISERVSNSFKIIRVTAYVLRFLHNIRQKVADRRTDALSVDEIEDAEIHLLKAIQAEAFHKELEILRANDELNASSKFHSLSLFIHSDGLIRVGGRLANANIDFDFKHQILLPANHKFTKALIFYHHNKLCHAGVQATMAAIRQRFWIPSTRRTVKNVLRKCIKCFRFTHTQAAQLMGQLPSVRVNIDFPFMNVGLDYAGPFSLRIGGPKSRTFGKAYFAFFICMITRAVHIEVVSELSTSVFLAALTRFISRRGIPRNIYSDNATTFVGANNDLKELGDFLNLPSNQQILQNSAASLHIQWNFIPPRAPHHGGLWERGIRNFKSIYKIIAFKHIWNFEEMCTLSAQVEAILNSSPIVPLSEDPLDLQFLSPGHFLIARPLNALPSHKQKFKHVNFLARWNRLAEVTKEFWQQWSEEYLVTLQKRHKWSSSSPNLQVGTLVLLKDPGTPPTLWKLGRITEVFPGSDDKVRVIQVLTDSGVFKRSIASVAPLPLDDSE is encoded by the coding sequence atgccTCCTAAAGGCAAACGAAACAGCCTTCTCACTGTGAGAAGTGGCATCATTAAAAATCTATCTTGGCTTTAtactgaatatttcaattttaaaatcaatgatgaaaatgattttcaaaaactacTAGCAGTCAAAACTAAATTGCTCAACTTTGAGCAGCGTTATGAAGAGATAAGCCTGGAATTTGATTCAGATGACATTGATGACAATGAACATCAAATTGTCAcagaaaaatttttaatgttaattGCTAATgtaaatacaattttgaaaaattatgattcacAGCAGCAAGTTGCTACATTTCAAGCACCGGCAATGGAACATCAGTCACCAAACTCCTCTCCAGTTCCCAAATCACCGGGGTCTGTAGATCATAATAGTGTAATCAACACAAATCAATCGCCATCTGCTTCAGTGACTGCTAATAATGTCAATTCTCTGCCTTTGCAACCCACTATGCCTATTTATCAAGGTCTACAATTACCAATGGTACCGTTACCAGAATTTTCAGGTTCCTTTGATTCATGGCTTGAATCCCGTGATACCTTTTCcaatatggttattgaaaaCCAAACTTTGGCTCCAGCTACAAAGCTGTATTATTTGCGCAAAGCTCTCAGTGGTGAAGCCCTTGCACGCATTCAGAATATTCCTCCAGGGAATGGAAACCTTGAGCTTGCATGGAATCTGCTTACACAGAGGTACAATAACCCCAGATTAATTGCAAGTACCCACATTCAAGGTATTGAATCACCCCCAGCACTCAAGAAAAATTGTTCCAAATCTCTTAGAGCTTTCATTGATCACTGTAAATGTCACATTAATGCTTTAGAAGCGCTCAAATTGGATGTTCAAATTAAAGATTTACTTTACATGCAAAAAATCACTTCTCAACTTGACTCTAATATCTTGCGCGAATGGGAAAAAcgcattgaaataaatgaaatcccTACTATGGATAAACTGTgggaatttcttgaaaatcaatgTAAGGTAATGGATGCTATTTCATCTCATAGCCCCTCAAATCCACCAACTAATCAAAAGGTTTTTACTCAAGCTACTTCAAATGCACCCAATGTTAGGCAAAATACTCGTCCTTTTGCTCAAAATAATACTCTGAATAATTTTCAGCCATCAGTATCCTGTCAATTTTGCAATGATCGATCTCATGGGATTTTCAAATGtgtcaatttttcaaagattccCATCAATCAACGTTATGATGCAATCAAAAGGAAAGGGTTGTGTTTCAATTGCCTTAATCCTTACACTGACAATCACAACTGCTCTTCAAAGAGATGCCAAAAATGTGATAAGCGACATCACACTGTTCTACATGATTCCTTTACTAGCAATTCAGGAGGTAAGAATGTTGTTTCTAATGTGATTCAGTCTCAGAATGAGTGCACCGTTTCTAGTGCCCATTCATCTTCAGCATCAAATTCAGTTAGCTCACAATCTGATAATTCAGAAACAACAGTTGTTTCACATGCTGCTTCATCcatcatttctaataataagtCATCAGTTCAAGTATTACCTACCGCAGAGGTTCTGGTTGTTAGTTCAAATGGTGAATTAATTGCATGTAATGCTTTAATGGACACAGGAAGTGATTGTTCACTCATCACTCAAGAGTTGGCTGATAGATTAGCTCTTCCTTCTCGTCATGTAACTAATCTGATTAATGGAGTGTCCAGTATGCAAGCCAAATCTACAGTTGTTCACTCAGTATTAATAAAATCATCTGATCATACTTGGTCAACGCAACAAGAATGTATTGTTGTTGAGAAATTTGCCTCATGTATTCCTCGTGTCACAATTGATCTTAACTATTACAAGATTCCAAGCAATATTCGACTTGCAgatccaaattttcataaatctaAGAAAATTGATATCCTATTGGGTATTGACGTTTATGCCGCAATCATGACtggcaatcaaattattgtgtcaCCTGATGTTCCAATcctacaaaatacaaaacttgGCTGGATTGTTTTTGGCTCTTGTCAATTACCTAAATCAGTGTCACTCAAAAAATCATCTAATCAATTTGTTACCAATTTTGTCTCCACAGCTGAAGTCTCCAATCAGTTGGAAACCTTCTGGAAGCTGGAAGAAGTCTCTTCAGTTATTCCTGTCTCTCCTGAGTGTGCTAGGGTTGAAGCACACTACAAAGAAAATACCATCAGGCATGAAGATGGTCGTTTCCAAGTGTCCTTACCTCGCAAGGATTCATTTGCCACCCTTGGTCATTCAAGGACTCAAGCTATGAAACGTTTCCATTCATTGGAAAAAAGATTTCTTAAAGAACCTGAGCTCAAACCTCAATATGTTGAATTTATGCAGGAATATGAAGATTTAGGTCACATGCACCCTGTACCGCCACCAGCCCCTGAGGAACAAGTCTATTATATTCCACATCACGCTGTCTTCAAGCCCGACTCCACTACAACCAAAACAAGAGTTGTGTTTGATGCTAGCGCCAAAACATCAACCGGAATTTCTCTCAATGATGTTATCTTCAAGGGTCCTGTTGTTCAGTCAGACCTTTTTGACATTGTCCTACGATTTCGTATGCGACCATTTGCTTTCATCGCGGACATAACTAAAATGTACCGCCAAATTCTTTTAGATCCTTCTGATCGTAATTTGCATCGTATTTTTTGGAGAGATGATACTTCAAAACCTCTTCAAGAATACCAATTGGCCACAGTTACTTATGGGACAGCTTGTGCATCTTATCTCAGCACTAGAACCTTGAATTTACTTGCTGAACTTGAATCAACACCTGATTCTCCATTGtatcattcaattcatcaaGAATTTTATGTTGATGACCTAATCTCTGGTGCATCTACATTGGAACAAGCCATGGAATTGTCACATCAATTGCTCACCACTTTGAATAAAGGATGTTTTGAATTAAGGAAGTGGATGTCCAATTCCCCTGAGTTACTGAATTCACTACCATCCAATTTGCTAGAAACTTCCATTGTTAAACCAATTTCAGATCCTGATAATGGAATAACCAAAGCTCTAGGTTTACTGTGGAATTCCAATTCTGATAGTCTATCCATCTGTTCTAACATTGATAAAATTTCTGAAAAGACTTCATTCACAAAGCGTGAGTTTCTGTCAGTTATTGCTTCAACTTTTGATCCACTTGGAATCATTAGTCCCATCATAATCCTTCCAAAaatcttatttcaaaatttatggCTTGCAAAAATTGATTGGGATGATAGTCTGCCCAATGACATGCTACTGAAGTGGTTGCAGATCATACAAGAACTATCCAAAATTTCAAGCATTTCAATACCACGTTGTGTAGTATCAAAGGATCAATGTTCCATAGTTGAACTTCATGGTTTTTCTGATTCTAGCGCTACTGCTTATGGAGCTTGTGTGTATGTACGCACCATCCAAAATAATGTTGTTCAAACTCATCTTCTTTGTGGAAAATCACGTGTTGCACCTCTCAAGCCTGTCTCCATTCCAAATTTGGAACTTTGTGGTGCCTTAGTATTATCACGACTCATTAACAAAGTTGTAAGTGCTTTGAATTCTCTTGATTTGACTATTTCAGGTGTTTTTCTCTGGTCAGATTCTCAAATTGTCTGCAAGTGGTTGCAGTCTCCTCCTGACAGAaagtcaatttttgtttcattgagAGTAGGTGAAATCCAAGAATCTACCTCACAGTATGTCTGGAACTATGTGAAATCATCTCACAATCCAGCTGATTTAATTTCTCGTGGCATGATTCCTAGTGAATTAGCAAACAACAAACTCTGGTGGCATGGTCCCCCATGGTTGGCTGATCCAACTGATAGTTGGAGGTCATTCTCTTCTCATGTAGCTATTCTAGCTCCCAATACAGTTCTTGTAAATACTGCAGTTGTTTCACCTTTATCCATTATTTCTGAACGTGTTtccaatagttttaaaattattcgtGTCACTGCTTATGTTCTGCGTTTTTTACATAACATTCGTCAGAAAGTTGCTGATCGCCGTACTGACGCCCTttcagttgatgaaattgaagatgCTGAAATTCATCTATTGAAGGCCATTCAAGCTGAAGCATTCCACAAGGAGTTGGAAATTTTACGTGCAAATGATGAGTTGAATGCCTCCAGTAAGTTTCATTCTTTGTCTTTGTTCATTCACTCTGATGGCCTCATAAGAGTAGGAGGACGTTTAGCTAATGctaatattgattttgatttcaagCATCAGATATTGCTTCCTGCCAATCACAAATTCACCAAGGCActgattttttatcatcataacAAATTGTGTCATGCTGGTGTGCAAGCAACCATGGCTGCAATCAGACAACGGTTCTGGATACCATCAACAAGGCGTACTGTTAAGAATGTTCTGCGAAAGTGTATCAAGTGTTTTCGTTTCACTCATACTCAAGCTGCACAATTGATGGGTCAATTGCCCTCTGTGCgtgtaaatattgattttccattCATGAATGTTGGTCTAGACTATGCTGGACCTTTTAGTCTCCGTATTGGTGGTCCAAAGTCACGGACATTTGGTAAAgcctattttgcatttttcatttgcatGATAACTCGTGCTGTACATATAGAAGTAGTATCAGAGCTGTCCACTTCAGTCTTTCTGGCTGCTCTCACCCGTTTCATCTCAAGACGAGGTATTCCAAGGAATATATATTCAGACAATGCTACCACTTTTGTGGGTGCAAATAATGATCTCAAAGAGTTAGGTGACTTCCTCAACTTGCCTAGCAATCAACAAATACTTCAAAATTCAGCTGCATCTTTGCACATTCAATGGAATTTCATTCCCCCAAGAGCTCCTCATCATGGTGGTCTGTGGGAGAGAGGAATAAGAAATTTCAAGagtatatataaaattattgctttCAAACATATTTGGAATTTTGAAGAAATGTGTACTCTTTCTGCACAAGTtgaagctattttgaattcttcaccTATTGTTCCATTGTCTGAGGACCCTCTTGATCTTCAATTTTTGTCACCTGGGCATTTTCTCATTGCGCGCCCACTCAATGCTTTGCCTTCTCATAAGCAGAAATTCAAACATGTGAATTTTCTTGCACGTTGGAATAGACTTGCTGAAGTCACAAAGGAATTTTGGCAACAATGGTCTGAAGAATATTTAGTTACTCTTCAGAAAAGACATAAATGGTCTTCTTCATCACCCAATCTTCAAGTTGGCACTCTTGTGCTATTGAAGGATCCTGGGACACCACCAACACTCTGGAAGCTTGGACGTATTACAGAGGTTTTCCCTGGCTCCGATGACAAGGTTAGAGTCATCCAGGTTCTAACTGACTCTGGTGTTTTCAAACGTTCTATTGCTAGTGTTGCACCTTTGCCATTAGATGATAGCGAATGA
- the LOC120353413 gene encoding uncharacterized protein LOC120353413 isoform X4: MPPKGKRNSLLTVRSGIIKNLSWLYTEYFNFKINDENDFQKLLAVKTKLLNFEQRYEEISLEFDSDDIDDNEHQIVTEKFLMLIANVNTILKNYDSQQQVATFQAPAMEHQSPNSSPVPKSPGSVDHNSVINTNQSPSASVTANNVNSLPLQPTMPIYQGLQLPMVPLPEFSGSFDSWLESRDTFSNMVIENQTLAPATKLYYLRKALSGEALARIQNIPPGNGNLELAWNLLTQRYNNPRLIASTHIQGIESPPALKKNCSKSLRAFIDHCKCHINALEALKLDVQIKDLLYMQKITSQLDSNILREWEKRIEINEIPTMDKLWEFLENQCKVMDAISSHSPSNPPTNQKVFTQATSNAPNVRQNTRPFAQNNTLNNFQPSVSCQFCNDRSHGIFKCVNFSKIPINQRYDAIKRKGLCFNCLNPYTDNHNCSSKRCQKCDKRHHTVLHDSFTSNSGGKNVVSNVIQSQNECTVSSAHSSSASNSVSSQSDNSETTVVSHAASSIISNNKSSVQVLPTAEVLVVSSNGELIACNALMDTGSDCSLITQELADRLALPSRHVTNLINGVSSMQAKSTVVHSVLIKSSDHTWSTQQECIVVEKFASCIPRVTIDLNYYKIPSNIRLADPNFHKSKKIDILLGIDVYAAIMTGNQIIVSPDVPILQNTKLGWIVFGSCQLPKSVSLKKSSNQFVTNFVSTAEVSNQLETFWKLEEVSSVIPVSPECARVEAHYKENTIRHEDGRFQVSLPRKDSFATLGHSRTQAMKRFHSLEKRFLKEPELKPQYVEFMQEYEDLGHMHPVPPPAPEEQVYYIPHHAVFKPDSTTTKTRVVFDASAKTSARPLNALPSHKQKFKHVNFLARWNRLAEVTKEFWQQWSEEYLVTLQKRHKWSSSSPNLQVGTLVLLKDPGTPPTLWKLGRITEVFPGSDDKVRVIQVLTDSGVFKRSIASVAPLPLDDSE, encoded by the exons atgccTCCTAAAGGCAAACGAAACAGCCTTCTCACTGTGAGAAGTGGCATCATTAAAAATCTATCTTGGCTTTAtactgaatatttcaattttaaaatcaatgatgaaaatgattttcaaaaactacTAGCAGTCAAAACTAAATTGCTCAACTTTGAGCAGCGTTATGAAGAGATAAGCCTGGAATTTGATTCAGATGACATTGATGACAATGAACATCAAATTGTCAcagaaaaatttttaatgttaattGCTAATgtaaatacaattttgaaaaattatgattcacAGCAGCAAGTTGCTACATTTCAAGCACCGGCAATGGAACATCAGTCACCAAACTCCTCTCCAGTTCCCAAATCACCGGGGTCTGTAGATCATAATAGTGTAATCAACACAAATCAATCGCCATCTGCTTCAGTGACTGCTAATAATGTCAATTCTCTGCCTTTGCAACCCACTATGCCTATTTATCAAGGTCTACAATTACCAATGGTACCGTTACCAGAATTTTCAGGTTCCTTTGATTCATGGCTTGAATCCCGTGATACCTTTTCcaatatggttattgaaaaCCAAACTTTGGCTCCAGCTACAAAGCTGTATTATTTGCGCAAAGCTCTCAGTGGTGAAGCCCTTGCACGCATTCAGAATATTCCTCCAGGGAATGGAAACCTTGAGCTTGCATGGAATCTGCTTACACAGAGGTACAATAACCCCAGATTAATTGCAAGTACCCACATTCAAGGTATTGAATCACCCCCAGCACTCAAGAAAAATTGTTCCAAATCTCTTAGAGCTTTCATTGATCACTGTAAATGTCACATTAATGCTTTAGAAGCGCTCAAATTGGATGTTCAAATTAAAGATTTACTTTACATGCAAAAAATCACTTCTCAACTTGACTCTAATATCTTGCGCGAATGGGAAAAAcgcattgaaataaatgaaatcccTACTATGGATAAACTGTgggaatttcttgaaaatcaatgTAAGGTAATGGATGCTATTTCATCTCATAGCCCCTCAAATCCACCAACTAATCAAAAGGTTTTTACTCAAGCTACTTCAAATGCACCCAATGTTAGGCAAAATACTCGTCCTTTTGCTCAAAATAATACTCTGAATAATTTTCAGCCATCAGTATCCTGTCAATTTTGCAATGATCGATCTCATGGGATTTTCAAATGtgtcaatttttcaaagattccCATCAATCAACGTTATGATGCAATCAAAAGGAAAGGGTTGTGTTTCAATTGCCTTAATCCTTACACTGACAATCACAACTGCTCTTCAAAGAGATGCCAAAAATGTGATAAGCGACATCACACTGTTCTACATGATTCCTTTACTAGCAATTCAGGAGGTAAGAATGTTGTTTCTAATGTGATTCAGTCTCAGAATGAGTGCACCGTTTCTAGTGCCCATTCATCTTCAGCATCAAATTCAGTTAGCTCACAATCTGATAATTCAGAAACAACAGTTGTTTCACATGCTGCTTCATCcatcatttctaataataagtCATCAGTTCAAGTATTACCTACCGCAGAGGTTCTGGTTGTTAGTTCAAATGGTGAATTAATTGCATGTAATGCTTTAATGGACACAGGAAGTGATTGTTCACTCATCACTCAAGAGTTGGCTGATAGATTAGCTCTTCCTTCTCGTCATGTAACTAATCTGATTAATGGAGTGTCCAGTATGCAAGCCAAATCTACAGTTGTTCACTCAGTATTAATAAAATCATCTGATCATACTTGGTCAACGCAACAAGAATGTATTGTTGTTGAGAAATTTGCCTCATGTATTCCTCGTGTCACAATTGATCTTAACTATTACAAGATTCCAAGCAATATTCGACTTGCAgatccaaattttcataaatctaAGAAAATTGATATCCTATTGGGTATTGACGTTTATGCCGCAATCATGACtggcaatcaaattattgtgtcaCCTGATGTTCCAATcctacaaaatacaaaacttgGCTGGATTGTTTTTGGCTCTTGTCAATTACCTAAATCAGTGTCACTCAAAAAATCATCTAATCAATTTGTTACCAATTTTGTCTCCACAGCTGAAGTCTCCAATCAGTTGGAAACCTTCTGGAAGCTGGAAGAAGTCTCTTCAGTTATTCCTGTCTCTCCTGAGTGTGCTAGGGTTGAAGCACACTACAAAGAAAATACCATCAGGCATGAAGATGGTCGTTTCCAAGTGTCCTTACCTCGCAAGGATTCATTTGCCACCCTTGGTCATTCAAGGACTCAAGCTATGAAACGTTTCCATTCATTGGAAAAAAGATTTCTTAAAGAACCTGAGCTCAAACCTCAATATGTTGAATTTATGCAGGAATATGAAGATTTAGGTCACATGCACCCTGTACCGCCACCAGCCCCTGAGGAACAAGTCTATTATATTCCACATCACGCTGTCTTCAAGCCCGACTCCACTACAACCAAAACAAGAGTTGTGTTTGATGCTAGCGCCAAAACATCA GCGCGCCCACTCAATGCTTTGCCTTCTCATAAGCAGAAATTCAAACATGTGAATTTTCTTGCACGTTGGAATAGACTTGCTGAAGTCACAAAGGAATTTTGGCAACAATGGTCTGAAGAATATTTAGTTACTCTTCAGAAAAGACATAAATGGTCTTCTTCATCACCCAATCTTCAAGTTGGCACTCTTGTGCTATTGAAGGATCCTGGGACACCACCAACACTCTGGAAGCTTGGACGTATTACAGAGGTTTTCCCTGGCTCCGATGACAAGGTTAGAGTCATCCAGGTTCTAACTGACTCTGGTGTTTTCAAACGTTCTATTGCTAGTGTTGCACCTTTGCCATTAGATGATAGCGAATGA